A part of Brachybacterium faecium DSM 4810 genomic DNA contains:
- a CDS encoding predicted transcriptional regulator (PFAM: Bacterial regulatory protein, arsR family) codes for MRNRSEVGVADDEISDLADVFSVLGDPGRLRLLYALRDGEVSVGALSTLTGQSDSAVSHALQLLRAHRIVRVRREGRRAYYRLDDPHVQMLLEVARSHAEHSELQHPERSAPPGEAAAPEPGGTAEGPGPAPAASASPTSEEVAS; via the coding sequence ATGCGCAATCGTTCAGAGGTCGGGGTCGCCGACGACGAGATCAGCGACCTCGCCGATGTCTTCTCCGTGCTGGGCGATCCCGGTCGTCTCCGGCTGCTGTACGCCCTGCGCGACGGGGAGGTGAGCGTCGGCGCGCTGTCCACCCTCACCGGCCAGTCGGATTCCGCGGTCTCCCATGCGCTGCAGCTGCTGCGCGCCCACCGCATCGTCCGCGTGCGCAGGGAGGGGCGACGCGCGTACTACCGCCTCGACGATCCGCACGTCCAGATGCTGCTCGAGGTCGCGCGCAGCCATGCCGAGCACAGCGAGCTGCAGCACCCCGAGCGCTCCGCCCCGCCCGGCGAGGCCGCGGCCCCCGAGCCCGGCGGGACCGCAGAGGGGCCCGGCCCCGCGCCCGCAGCGTCCGCGTCCCCCACGTCCGAGGAGGTGGCCTCATGA